In one window of Halopiger aswanensis DNA:
- a CDS encoding helix-turn-helix domain-containing protein has protein sequence MKSLKLDMVQYDCPYIRTTREHDVAFHTQHWDFNHADRTLETHLMVVGQNREELSNGLESLSEYQMFRGYDLLTRKGNTAVVRSRIDETDAMRTILENDGYVTGPFVIRDGSELWNVGFDRDEQADDALSELDRNNEFTVKNDNSIHIDEFSDILQNVDSLYTLLSGLQDLTDTERETLEAAVEKGYFSTPRETSLEGLAEEFDISKMGASKNLRRSQRKILRRVVHAMNDIEAQSDLENESSDRPADNVTREAKPADSGTNGDSNAGIGSR, from the coding sequence ATGAAATCCCTCAAACTGGATATGGTCCAGTACGATTGTCCGTATATCAGGACGACGCGGGAGCACGATGTTGCCTTTCATACACAACATTGGGACTTCAACCACGCCGACCGGACCCTCGAGACTCACCTCATGGTCGTTGGCCAGAACCGTGAGGAACTGAGCAACGGACTCGAATCGCTGAGTGAGTACCAGATGTTTCGGGGGTACGACCTCCTCACTCGCAAGGGGAACACGGCCGTCGTCCGGTCTCGGATCGACGAAACCGACGCTATGCGGACAATTCTCGAAAACGATGGGTACGTGACCGGTCCCTTCGTTATTCGCGACGGGAGCGAACTCTGGAACGTCGGTTTCGACCGTGACGAACAGGCGGACGACGCGCTGTCGGAGCTCGATCGGAACAACGAGTTCACAGTGAAAAACGACAACTCGATCCACATCGATGAGTTCTCTGACATCCTGCAAAACGTCGATTCTCTGTATACGCTGCTGTCGGGGCTGCAGGACCTGACCGACACCGAGAGGGAAACCCTCGAAGCGGCCGTCGAGAAGGGCTACTTCTCAACTCCTCGAGAGACGAGCTTGGAAGGGCTGGCCGAGGAGTTCGACATTTCAAAGATGGGGGCCTCGAAGAATCTCCGCCGGAGCCAGCGGAAGATTCTCCGGCGAGTCGTTCACGCAATGAACGACATCGAAGCACAGTCGGACCTCGAGAATGAGTCATCTGACCGGCCGGCCGACAACGTGACGCGAGAGGCAAAACCCGCGGACTCGGGCACCAACGGGGATTCTAATGCCGGAATCGGTTCCCGTTAA
- a CDS encoding acyl-CoA dehydrogenase family protein, with product MNFESTDERAMIRSTAESVAAEYGPEYWREKEENGEFAQEFWDELAEAGFHGLLVPEEYAGAGMGMQEMGLVMETLCAEGCGMAGTWYLVLTAGMAAVGIRENGTEAQKETYLPDIANGERNFSIGITEPEAGTNTLNVATRAEKEGDEYVLNGQKAWITFADRADNMIIVTRTTPLEEVDRGTDGISLFIVDMDDPGIDVAPIPKHGINYSKSCEVFLEDVRVPEENLLGEEDEGWWVLVDMLNPERIGFAAAGTGIGKLAADTAVEYANDREVFGAPIGSHQAVSFPITQAYARMETAALMREKAAWLYDHDEDCGYETNIAKATAVSAGIEAVKQSMQAFGGWGYATEYDVERWWREINLTRLAPVSQQMAYNHISQQLGFPKSY from the coding sequence ATGAATTTCGAGTCTACGGACGAACGCGCGATGATCCGGTCGACCGCGGAATCGGTCGCGGCCGAGTACGGACCGGAGTACTGGCGAGAAAAAGAGGAGAACGGCGAGTTCGCCCAAGAGTTCTGGGACGAACTGGCGGAGGCCGGTTTCCACGGGCTGCTGGTCCCGGAGGAGTACGCTGGCGCTGGCATGGGGATGCAAGAGATGGGGTTGGTGATGGAGACGCTCTGTGCCGAGGGCTGTGGCATGGCCGGCACCTGGTATCTGGTGCTCACCGCAGGTATGGCCGCCGTCGGCATCCGTGAGAACGGCACCGAGGCCCAGAAGGAGACCTACCTCCCCGACATCGCGAACGGCGAGCGGAATTTCTCCATCGGAATCACCGAACCGGAGGCGGGGACGAACACGCTGAACGTTGCGACGCGCGCCGAGAAAGAGGGTGACGAGTACGTCCTCAACGGACAGAAGGCGTGGATCACGTTCGCCGATCGGGCGGACAACATGATCATCGTCACGCGGACGACCCCTCTAGAGGAGGTCGACCGCGGCACCGACGGCATCAGCCTGTTCATCGTCGACATGGACGACCCTGGCATCGACGTCGCGCCGATCCCCAAACACGGCATCAACTACTCGAAGTCCTGTGAGGTTTTCCTCGAGGACGTTCGAGTCCCCGAAGAGAACCTGCTGGGCGAGGAAGACGAGGGCTGGTGGGTGCTCGTCGATATGTTGAATCCCGAGCGTATCGGCTTCGCCGCGGCCGGGACGGGGATCGGAAAACTGGCCGCTGACACCGCTGTCGAGTACGCCAACGATCGTGAAGTGTTCGGTGCCCCGATCGGGAGCCATCAGGCCGTCTCGTTCCCCATTACGCAGGCCTACGCGCGGATGGAGACGGCCGCGTTGATGCGCGAGAAGGCCGCGTGGCTCTACGATCACGACGAGGACTGCGGCTACGAGACCAACATCGCGAAGGCGACGGCCGTCAGCGCCGGTATCGAGGCGGTCAAGCAGTCGATGCAGGCCTTCGGCGGCTGGGGCTACGCCACGGAGTACGACGTCGAGCGCTGGTGGCGCGAGATCAACCTCACTCGACTGGCGCCGGTCTCCCAACAGATGGCGTATAATCACATCAGCCAGCAGCTCGGTTTCCCGAAGTCCTACTGA
- a CDS encoding acetyl-CoA carboxylase biotin carboxylase subunit gives MFEKVLVANRGEIAVRVMAACEELGIETVAVYSDADRDAGHVEYADEAYNVGPAPASESYLDQKEILDVAQRADADAIHPGYGFLAENAEFAARVETADGITWVGPPSGAMETLGEKTKARSVMQEAGVSVVPGTTDPVEDPAEVRELGEEFGYPIAIKAEGGGGGRGMKIVRSEAEVEDALASAKREGEAYFDNDSVYVEKYLGAPKHIEVQVLADEHGNVRHLGERDCSLQRRHQKVIEEAPSPALDAELRAEIGEAARRGVREAGYTNAGTVEFLVEDGEFYFMEVNTRIQVEHTVTEEVTGIDIVRWQLRVAAGEELDFAQDDVEIGGHAVEYRINAENPAEDFAPTPGPLTTYAPPSSIGVRLDHAVAQGDEIGGDYDSMIAKLIVAGEDREHCLDRSRRALDHFTVEGVHTTIPFHRLMLEDETFITGDHTTKYLDQELDDRTLDAAVDRWGTDEVGGDTPSASTDEITVEVDGKRFDVVVEDGLPRARRSGDAGEGSSAGSSGGGSAGSAAVDVSTSGTITAEMQGTVLSVAVEPGDEVAAGDVVCVLEAMKMENDVVASTGGTVASVPVAEGDSVDMGDTLVVLEE, from the coding sequence ATGTTCGAGAAAGTGCTCGTCGCAAACCGCGGCGAAATCGCAGTCCGCGTGATGGCAGCGTGTGAGGAACTGGGCATCGAGACAGTGGCTGTCTACAGCGACGCCGACCGCGACGCCGGCCACGTCGAGTACGCCGACGAGGCGTACAACGTCGGCCCGGCACCGGCCAGCGAGTCGTACCTCGACCAGAAGGAGATCCTTGACGTCGCCCAGCGTGCGGACGCCGACGCGATCCACCCCGGCTACGGCTTCCTCGCGGAGAACGCCGAGTTCGCCGCACGGGTCGAGACCGCCGACGGGATCACCTGGGTCGGTCCGCCCAGCGGCGCCATGGAGACGCTCGGCGAGAAGACGAAGGCCCGATCCGTCATGCAGGAGGCCGGCGTCTCGGTCGTCCCAGGGACCACCGATCCCGTCGAGGATCCCGCGGAAGTGCGCGAATTGGGCGAGGAGTTCGGTTATCCGATCGCCATCAAGGCCGAAGGTGGCGGTGGCGGTCGCGGCATGAAGATCGTCCGGAGCGAGGCCGAAGTCGAGGACGCACTGGCGAGCGCCAAGCGCGAGGGCGAGGCGTACTTCGACAACGACTCCGTGTACGTCGAGAAATACCTCGGAGCTCCGAAACACATCGAGGTGCAGGTGCTGGCGGACGAGCACGGCAACGTTCGCCACCTCGGCGAACGTGACTGCTCACTGCAGCGGCGCCACCAGAAGGTCATCGAGGAAGCACCCAGTCCGGCGCTGGATGCCGAGTTGCGTGCAGAGATCGGCGAGGCTGCCCGCCGGGGTGTCCGCGAGGCCGGCTACACGAACGCCGGGACCGTGGAATTCCTCGTCGAAGATGGGGAGTTCTACTTTATGGAGGTTAACACCCGCATCCAGGTCGAACACACCGTCACCGAGGAGGTGACCGGGATCGACATCGTGCGCTGGCAGCTTCGGGTCGCCGCGGGCGAGGAACTGGACTTCGCTCAGGACGACGTAGAAATCGGCGGCCACGCCGTCGAGTACCGGATCAACGCCGAGAACCCGGCTGAGGACTTCGCACCGACGCCGGGACCGCTGACGACGTACGCTCCCCCGAGCAGTATCGGCGTCCGCCTCGACCATGCGGTCGCGCAGGGCGACGAAATCGGCGGGGACTACGACTCGATGATCGCGAAACTGATCGTCGCGGGCGAGGACCGCGAACACTGTCTGGATCGGTCGAGACGCGCCCTCGACCACTTCACCGTCGAGGGAGTTCATACCACGATCCCGTTTCACCGGTTGATGCTCGAGGACGAGACGTTCATCACCGGCGACCACACCACGAAGTATCTCGATCAGGAACTCGACGACCGGACCCTCGACGCAGCTGTCGACCGCTGGGGGACCGACGAGGTCGGTGGCGACACACCGTCGGCATCGACCGACGAGATTACCGTCGAGGTCGACGGGAAGCGCTTCGACGTCGTCGTCGAGGACGGTCTCCCGCGCGCCCGGCGCAGTGGCGACGCCGGCGAGGGATCCAGCGCCGGAAGTTCCGGCGGTGGGTCGGCCGGGAGCGCCGCGGTGGACGTGTCCACATCGGGTACGATCACCGCCGAGATGCAAGGGACCGTCCTGTCAGTGGCGGTTGAGCCCGGCGACGAGGTCGCGGCAGGCGACGTCGTCTGCGTGCTGGAAGCGATGAAGATGGAAAACGACGTGGTGGCGTCTACCGGGGGGACCGTCGCGTCGGTACCGGTCGCGGAGGGCGACTCCGTGGATATGGGCGACACATTGGTCGTCCTGGAGGAGTGA
- a CDS encoding UbiD family decarboxylase, with the protein MFADSFRTYLHFLEDENDCIRISEPTSWDLEASAVTTLANRTDGEVPIFESIKEDTIGAALVGDPYRGPQYRPWDHLARSFGLPAGLSGTAYYERVVERLRSPREPRVVDRGTAPCKEVVHTGTDVDLLSIPWPYIHQGDGGRYSNLHTVVAPDPETRWGHWSSHRMMIHDDALASLLFLAGEQAPNRYYYEYEPGDEPMPVAVVLGAEPAVQCSTEMWIPTGRSEAAFAGGLKDSPVNLVPCETSDLFVPATAELVVEGRVLPNERLDEGPFGDYFGYMNGPRRSMPVLAVDAITHRSEPRVPFCVEGTGVGYGQNSSSTLQTAAAGPDATLGLRAAGFDVELAVPWRFTSRTVWIIATDRPYPGYLHELANFIFTTWGMLHIDFFVFVDPDVDPLDPRAVLTAIALEADPDADFHQFGVERMPKVPLNIYQTPDEKGSADVGTSKAKTAKAYIDATADRPAADGSEDERLRTRAQELLVDAGLSPEPFDLLGEGGGESG; encoded by the coding sequence ATGTTTGCCGACTCGTTCCGCACGTACCTCCACTTCCTCGAGGACGAAAACGACTGCATCAGGATCTCGGAGCCGACATCGTGGGATCTCGAGGCGAGTGCGGTCACGACCCTCGCCAACCGAACCGATGGCGAGGTACCGATCTTCGAGTCGATCAAGGAGGACACGATCGGCGCGGCGCTCGTCGGCGACCCGTACCGTGGTCCGCAGTACCGACCATGGGACCACCTCGCACGTTCGTTCGGGTTGCCGGCCGGGCTTTCCGGGACGGCGTACTACGAGAGGGTCGTGGAGCGGCTTCGGTCGCCTCGAGAGCCGCGGGTCGTCGATCGGGGTACAGCCCCGTGCAAGGAGGTCGTCCACACCGGGACGGACGTCGACCTCCTGTCGATTCCCTGGCCGTACATCCACCAGGGCGACGGGGGACGGTACTCGAACCTCCACACCGTCGTTGCGCCGGATCCGGAGACACGGTGGGGACACTGGTCGAGCCACCGGATGATGATCCACGACGACGCCCTCGCCAGTTTGCTGTTCTTGGCGGGCGAACAGGCGCCGAACCGTTACTACTACGAGTACGAACCGGGCGACGAGCCGATGCCCGTAGCCGTTGTTCTCGGCGCTGAACCGGCCGTTCAGTGCAGCACGGAGATGTGGATTCCGACAGGTCGGAGCGAGGCCGCCTTCGCAGGCGGTCTGAAAGACAGCCCCGTTAACCTAGTCCCCTGTGAGACGAGCGATCTGTTCGTCCCGGCGACGGCGGAACTGGTCGTCGAGGGACGGGTGCTTCCGAACGAGCGACTCGACGAGGGGCCGTTCGGCGACTACTTCGGGTACATGAACGGTCCACGGCGGTCCATGCCCGTACTCGCGGTCGACGCGATTACCCACCGGTCCGAGCCGCGGGTACCGTTCTGTGTCGAGGGAACCGGCGTCGGCTACGGGCAGAACTCGAGCAGCACGCTTCAGACGGCTGCGGCCGGCCCCGACGCGACCCTCGGGTTACGGGCGGCCGGCTTCGACGTCGAGCTGGCCGTCCCGTGGCGGTTTACCTCCCGGACCGTCTGGATCATCGCGACGGACCGCCCGTATCCGGGTTACCTCCACGAACTAGCGAACTTCATCTTCACCACTTGGGGGATGCTCCACATCGATTTCTTCGTGTTCGTCGACCCCGACGTCGACCCGCTCGACCCGCGGGCCGTACTGACCGCGATCGCGCTCGAGGCCGACCCGGACGCGGACTTCCACCAGTTCGGCGTCGAACGGATGCCGAAGGTACCGCTCAACATCTACCAGACCCCCGACGAGAAGGGCAGTGCTGACGTCGGTACCTCGAAAGCAAAGACCGCGAAAGCGTACATCGACGCGACCGCCGATCGGCCGGCCGCGGACGGATCCGAGGACGAACGGCTGCGAACGCGAGCACAGGAACTCCTCGTCGACGCGGGGCTCTCGCCGGAGCCGTTCGATCTCCTCGGAGAAGGAGGTGGTGAGTCCGGATGA
- a CDS encoding Zn-ribbon domain-containing OB-fold protein: protein MSDDLESTGIGYDDWLDALEDGNGFYLQGKNTATIPPAPERESLDREPLPDEGTIEAVSTIHVPHPAFADDAPYAVAVASFGPVRLTGQVQDVDPTTVEGGSTVVPTVVSTNDTKDEERFIGFIPIESNEPEDGSKHGRPTR, encoded by the coding sequence ATGAGCGACGACCTTGAGTCCACCGGGATCGGCTACGACGACTGGCTCGACGCTTTGGAGGACGGTAACGGTTTTTACCTGCAGGGGAAGAATACAGCGACGATTCCGCCGGCTCCTGAACGAGAGAGTCTCGATCGCGAGCCACTTCCCGATGAAGGAACGATCGAGGCGGTAAGCACCATCCACGTTCCGCACCCGGCGTTCGCCGACGACGCACCGTACGCGGTCGCGGTGGCATCGTTCGGTCCAGTGCGGCTAACCGGACAGGTACAAGACGTCGATCCGACGACCGTCGAAGGAGGGAGCACGGTCGTGCCGACGGTGGTATCCACCAACGACACCAAAGACGAAGAGAGGTTCATCGGCTTCATTCCAATCGAGTCGAATGAGCCCGAAGACGGAAGCAAGCACGGGAGACCGACTAGATGA
- a CDS encoding ubiD operon protein encodes MSKHYITTEEHLPDEELAETTLQITDAETKRIFEARVRIAREPDELTDPRPLRVVTGPHENVSEERYVELIDEIDEGEIDDDLLHRLTTEQESASNIVNTRSDDLKVILRYLVESGQYESTAEALREIAFQHLAENRPALLETYEDVRTEFEADPLRRALTDGE; translated from the coding sequence ATGTCGAAGCACTACATCACAACGGAGGAGCATCTGCCCGACGAGGAACTGGCAGAGACGACGCTTCAGATCACCGATGCCGAGACGAAGCGAATCTTCGAGGCGCGAGTCCGGATTGCCCGCGAACCCGACGAGCTGACCGACCCGCGGCCGCTGCGGGTCGTCACTGGACCGCACGAGAACGTTAGCGAGGAACGGTACGTCGAACTAATCGACGAGATTGACGAGGGAGAGATAGACGACGACCTCCTACATCGGCTCACGACCGAGCAGGAATCAGCATCGAACATCGTCAATACGCGGTCGGACGACCTCAAGGTGATTCTGCGCTATCTCGTCGAATCGGGCCAGTACGAATCGACCGCTGAGGCGCTCCGAGAGATCGCGTTCCAGCACCTCGCGGAGAATCGGCCCGCGCTGCTAGAAACGTACGAGGACGTTCGGACCGAGTTCGAAGCCGACCCGCTCCGTCGCGCCCTCACGGACGGGGAGTAG
- a CDS encoding UbiD family decarboxylase, producing the protein MISFAQYLQGLAGNGDLVTLEEPIDVPLDVVAAEALRASGPALRYDRTDGVDLASGTLAGPDQMQRRKSRPWSRLALGLGLDPEASFVSVLETITSLGPSAGEAEPTYARQAASRTVDSVQKLHLPQGTDDVWPSLTLGVASVSTDEGSHWAPIHGSVIGDDKLRVRTPAALSSLLADDGTLSIALGVPAAAVAAAYLLAVTEGIEVPVQDCGVADDVPLVPTNGGLVPSATELIVETTVADRHPDFQSDRREAWEHGVSSTPLSLSVERVIATDDPVIPFSPVGRPLADDLQLTGLATAATLYRRVNDYWGISPVEWVLLPAEAELGICFVATDVLYAGFEWQLANLLFAFSSLFDTVVIVDEDVSPRELGRVLGDIWVKAHPSRDWIFSESSAPAAKRPRYRKDGTTGARLYVNAAWDPRWEDSYIAPRVSFEQSFPTSVRDAAREVWNDRHDAASVDRDRSGF; encoded by the coding sequence ATGATCTCGTTCGCGCAATACCTCCAAGGGCTGGCGGGTAACGGGGATCTGGTGACCCTCGAGGAGCCCATCGACGTTCCCTTGGACGTGGTCGCGGCCGAGGCGCTCCGCGCGAGCGGACCGGCGCTCCGGTACGACCGAACCGACGGCGTCGACCTCGCCAGCGGGACGTTGGCCGGTCCGGACCAGATGCAGCGTCGGAAGTCGCGGCCGTGGTCGCGGCTGGCGCTGGGCCTCGGACTGGATCCGGAGGCGTCGTTCGTCTCCGTACTCGAGACGATTACGAGTCTCGGTCCATCCGCCGGCGAAGCAGAGCCGACGTACGCCAGGCAGGCGGCGTCGCGCACCGTCGATAGTGTACAGAAGTTGCACCTGCCGCAAGGCACCGACGATGTCTGGCCTTCGCTGACGCTAGGTGTCGCCTCGGTATCGACGGACGAGGGGTCACACTGGGCTCCGATTCACGGCTCCGTCATCGGCGACGACAAACTTCGCGTACGCACGCCGGCCGCGCTGTCGTCGTTGCTAGCCGACGACGGGACGCTCTCCATCGCGCTCGGCGTGCCGGCGGCGGCCGTGGCGGCCGCCTACCTGCTCGCTGTGACGGAAGGTATCGAGGTACCGGTACAGGACTGCGGCGTCGCGGACGATGTTCCGCTGGTCCCGACGAACGGCGGCCTCGTCCCGAGCGCGACGGAACTAATCGTCGAGACGACGGTCGCGGACCGACACCCCGACTTCCAGTCCGACCGGCGTGAGGCGTGGGAACACGGCGTCTCGAGTACGCCGCTTTCCCTCTCCGTCGAGCGAGTGATCGCGACCGACGATCCGGTGATCCCATTCTCGCCCGTCGGACGGCCGCTCGCGGACGACCTACAGCTCACTGGGCTGGCGACGGCGGCGACGCTATACCGACGCGTCAACGACTACTGGGGAATCTCGCCCGTCGAGTGGGTTCTGTTGCCGGCAGAGGCCGAACTCGGCATCTGTTTTGTCGCTACGGACGTCCTTTACGCCGGCTTCGAGTGGCAGCTCGCTAACCTCCTCTTCGCCTTCTCGTCGCTTTTCGACACCGTCGTCATCGTTGACGAAGATGTCTCGCCGCGGGAACTCGGGCGCGTCCTCGGCGATATCTGGGTGAAAGCACATCCCTCTCGAGATTGGATATTCAGCGAATCGTCCGCACCGGCGGCGAAACGTCCCCGGTATCGCAAGGACGGGACGACCGGCGCTCGGCTGTACGTGAACGCGGCTTGGGATCCTCGCTGGGAGGATTCGTACATCGCCCCGCGGGTCTCGTTCGAGCAGTCGTTTCCGACGTCCGTTCGCGACGCCGCTCGGGAAGTGTGGAACGACCGTCACGACGCAGCGTCCGTCGACCGCGACCGGAGCGGATTTTGA
- a CDS encoding acyl-CoA synthetase, whose protein sequence is MVSSHNLSDYETEREEFSWDDIYAEADWDAPGELNIAHEVADRHATDREKVALYQVDTDGELTKLTFWELADRSSQFANVLEELGVEQGDRVFSYMPRIPEHYVALVGTLKRGAVWGSVNERFGPDGISYRLDDCDAKVVVTTTDNRDTVEDALEDAPSVEHVITVDRGGGAPTDDVSFNVALDGASTAYDAAETDGEDDALLYYTSGTTGLAKGVLHKHRWVAGVAATQKYAVDLQPGDLYWSTGDLGWLTGAINTLGAWFWGASLFTYEDEFDPEEWADLLDEYPINVLFSVPTAYRMLREKEDVLEGVDLDLRHALSIGEPLSAGVVEWGEDVLGVTILDTYGQTETGNMIINNYPTMEVRPGSMGKPLPGIEADIIDSETGEVLEPGETGEIAQRGDYPCFFAEYWNKPEKTASCFVDGPDGEWYLSGDLAHKDEDGYFWFEGRADDVILSSGYRIGPFEVESSLGEHEAVAEAAVVPKPHSERGNIVKAYIVPSEGTTPSEELKEDIRNHVRDELSAHEYPREIEFRDELPKTVTGKIRRTELQDEAEAETEASP, encoded by the coding sequence ATGGTATCCAGCCACAACCTGTCCGACTACGAGACTGAACGGGAGGAGTTCTCGTGGGACGACATTTACGCAGAAGCCGACTGGGACGCACCGGGGGAACTAAACATCGCACACGAAGTCGCCGACCGACACGCTACCGACCGCGAGAAGGTCGCGCTTTACCAGGTCGATACCGACGGGGAACTCACGAAACTGACCTTCTGGGAACTGGCCGATCGCTCGAGTCAGTTCGCGAACGTGCTCGAAGAACTGGGTGTCGAGCAGGGCGATCGGGTATTCTCGTATATGCCGCGGATCCCAGAACACTACGTCGCCTTGGTCGGGACGCTCAAGCGGGGCGCCGTTTGGGGAAGCGTCAATGAGCGGTTCGGCCCGGACGGGATCTCCTACCGCCTTGACGACTGCGACGCGAAAGTCGTCGTCACTACGACCGACAACCGCGACACCGTCGAAGACGCACTCGAGGACGCGCCGTCGGTCGAGCACGTCATCACCGTCGACCGCGGTGGCGGGGCGCCCACCGATGACGTCTCGTTCAACGTGGCGCTCGACGGCGCGAGTACGGCGTACGACGCCGCCGAGACTGATGGCGAGGACGACGCACTGTTGTACTACACGTCGGGGACGACCGGACTGGCGAAAGGCGTCCTGCACAAGCACCGCTGGGTGGCCGGCGTGGCGGCGACCCAGAAGTACGCCGTCGACCTCCAGCCGGGCGACCTCTACTGGAGCACTGGCGACCTGGGATGGTTGACGGGCGCGATCAACACGCTCGGCGCCTGGTTCTGGGGGGCCTCGCTGTTCACCTACGAGGACGAGTTCGACCCGGAGGAGTGGGCCGACTTACTCGACGAGTACCCCATCAACGTCCTGTTCTCGGTCCCGACGGCCTACCGAATGCTCCGGGAAAAAGAGGACGTACTGGAGGGCGTCGACCTCGACCTGCGACACGCGCTGTCTATCGGCGAGCCGCTCAGCGCCGGCGTCGTCGAGTGGGGCGAGGACGTGCTCGGCGTCACCATCCTCGACACGTACGGCCAGACGGAGACGGGCAACATGATCATCAACAACTACCCGACCATGGAGGTCCGGCCCGGCTCGATGGGCAAGCCACTCCCCGGAATCGAGGCCGACATCATCGACTCCGAAACGGGCGAAGTACTCGAACCCGGCGAAACCGGCGAAATCGCCCAGCGCGGGGACTACCCCTGCTTCTTCGCCGAGTACTGGAACAAGCCCGAGAAGACCGCGTCATGTTTCGTCGACGGTCCTGACGGCGAGTGGTACCTCTCCGGTGACCTCGCGCACAAAGACGAGGACGGCTACTTCTGGTTCGAGGGACGGGCGGACGACGTCATCCTCTCCTCTGGCTACCGGATCGGCCCGTTCGAGGTCGAGAGTTCGCTGGGCGAGCACGAGGCGGTCGCCGAGGCCGCCGTCGTGCCCAAGCCGCACTCGGAACGGGGCAACATCGTGAAAGCCTACATCGTCCCCAGCGAGGGCACAACGCCGTCCGAGGAGCTCAAGGAGGACATCAGGAACCACGTTCGCGACGAATTGTCGGCCCACGAGTACCCCCGCGAAATCGAGTTTCGCGACGAGCTGCCGAAGACGGTTACCGGAAAGATCCGACGGACGGAGCTCCAGGACGAGGCGGAAGCGGAGACCGAGGCGTCGCCGTAA
- a CDS encoding M14 family zinc carboxypeptidase, with product MRRRTILRTLGGIAGVGTLGIGTVSADDCTDDFIKPGGPFPPETANINYNAFTSNADLYNTLDKLDRKSNLEYDSIGETWEGRDVPYVRVDGGDTDVVYVTQQHGDEQHTTEAVLQLLQRFAAGGHQVEKIRDEVTLHVVPRLNPDGWAPADNNETPQRENARPADICHDGPYFGKNQCGSVDPNRQHYFGIDSDILAETDGIDPDLIPNENPSPETQALLDKADEVDADIICDWHHQFTYRNSDCELINASTMWPRNEAAPDEAVNLSRQISAHAYQETTDLGHTTWDRYPGGTTANIARNAHGIRGRGSVLFEFRGQASQLGNAANGKLVTVINTTMNEILEGLASGALYEVDPAAADEIPPRGDYFWKDLPREEWSPEHEAYRE from the coding sequence ATGCGTCGACGAACCATCCTCAGAACCCTCGGTGGAATCGCAGGAGTCGGAACACTCGGCATCGGCACCGTCAGTGCCGACGACTGTACAGATGACTTCATCAAACCGGGCGGCCCGTTCCCTCCGGAAACGGCGAACATTAACTACAACGCATTCACGAGTAACGCAGACCTCTACAACACTCTCGATAAACTCGACAGAAAGAGCAATCTCGAGTATGATTCGATTGGCGAGACGTGGGAAGGACGAGACGTACCCTACGTTCGGGTTGACGGCGGCGACACCGATGTCGTCTACGTGACTCAACAGCACGGTGACGAACAACACACGACGGAGGCAGTCCTCCAACTTCTCCAGCGGTTCGCCGCTGGCGGACACCAAGTCGAGAAGATCCGTGACGAGGTAACGTTGCATGTCGTTCCGCGACTCAATCCTGACGGCTGGGCGCCGGCCGACAACAATGAGACACCTCAGCGAGAGAACGCACGACCGGCAGACATCTGCCACGATGGACCTTACTTCGGAAAGAATCAGTGTGGCTCAGTCGATCCGAACCGACAGCACTACTTCGGTATCGATTCGGATATCCTCGCCGAGACTGACGGCATTGATCCCGATCTGATTCCGAATGAGAATCCCTCTCCTGAGACGCAGGCGTTACTCGACAAGGCGGATGAGGTTGATGCCGATATTATCTGCGATTGGCATCATCAGTTCACCTACCGGAATTCGGACTGCGAACTGATCAATGCGTCGACGATGTGGCCGCGCAACGAGGCTGCGCCTGACGAAGCAGTAAACCTCTCGCGCCAGATTTCTGCGCATGCGTATCAGGAGACTACCGATCTTGGACATACCACTTGGGACCGCTATCCTGGCGGGACCACCGCTAATATCGCCCGGAACGCCCACGGAATTCGGGGACGCGGCAGCGTTCTCTTCGAGTTCCGTGGACAGGCTTCGCAGCTCGGGAACGCAGCAAACGGCAAACTCGTGACCGTCATCAATACGACCATGAACGAGATCCTCGAGGGGCTGGCCTCCGGCGCGCTCTACGAAGTTGATCCCGCAGCTGCCGACGAAATTCCACCCCGCGGTGACTACTTCTGGAAGGACCTCCCGCGAGAGGAGTGGTCACCGGAACACGAGGCCTACCGAGAGTAA